gtgtgtgtgtcgcaggGAGCAGCCGATCTTCACCACCAGAGCTCATGTCTTCCAGATTGATCCCACCACTAAGAAGAACTGGGTTCCCGCCAGTAAACAGGCCGTTACCGTCTCGTACTTCTATGACAGCACACGCAACAGCTACCGCATCATCAGTGTGGacgggtcaaaggtcagagagactgtgtgtgtgtgtgtgctgtgtctGCTGATGCTGCTCGTAGTCTGAGTgctcacacacatactgtaacacacacacacacacacacacacagtcacacactctAAGGGTCTTCCTCTGCAGAGGGTTTATGGTTCATGTTGCCATGGAGATTTGGATCAGTCCCTCAGTATGGAGGCGGCAGTGATGATGTCACAGTGCAGACCTGctgagactctctctctctctctctctctctctctctctctctctctctctctctctctctctctctctctctctctctctctgtctctctctctctctctctctgacacacacacacctgctgctgTCATTCTCAGAGAGCCGACAGATGAAGACTCACACTCACATTAGTATGTTAGtagcagacagacacacacacacacacacacacacacacacacacacacacacacctgctgctCTCACtctgacagcacacacacacacacacatgttgagGTTAAATGGCTGGCTGAACTCACACGTGTTACTCAGATCAGATTTGAGAGTCACACTGAATCTGTAAAACTGAAACACTAAAGAAATTAGGTcacatacacaaaatacacagctgtatgtgtgtgtgtgtgtgtgtgtgtgtgtgtgtgtgtgtgtgtgaatgtgcttGTTTGTTacagtgagtatgtgtgtttttgctgcTATTTAATTAGGCCTTTAATTGTTTCCAACAACaactgtaattataaaataaaaaataaaataaaaatgaaatattaagaaCTCACACCAGTTTAGCATGAATgggtgtgaatgagtgtgtgtgtgtatgtatgtgtgtgttacaaTGTGACATGATTGTTTTTCAGGTGATCATTAACAGCACAATCACCCCCAATATGAACTTCACTAAAACATCGCAGAAGTTTGGCCAGTGGGCTGACAGTCGTGCAAACACAGTGTTTGGACTCGGCTTCGCCTCTGAACAGCAGCTGTCAAAGGTCTGACAATACAtcacgcatgcatgcacacacacacaggccaccTCACACACAGGCCGACAcgcatattcacacacacacacacacaggtcgtcacacacacatgttcactcatgtttgtttttgtgaaaagtggGGACTCTTCATATGTATAAtggtttttattctgtacagactgtatgtgttattgttctacaccttacaggaaactactcacattttTTGAATTGCATAGAAAACTAGTATGTTTTAAGCCTTTTATAGTACCTATGTCTTATTATACACGattgtgtcctcataaaccacaaatgccagtTCACACACACtggctgacacacacactctctcacacatactcacactcacacacacacacacactctctctctctctctgtctctctctctctctctctctctctctctctctctctctctctctctctctctctctctctctctctctctctctctctctctctctctctctctctctctctctctctctctctctctctctctctctctctctctctctctctctctctctctctctctctctctctctctctctctctctctctctctctctctctctgtctctctctctctctctctctctctctctctctctctctctctctctctctctctctctctctctgtctctctctctctgtctctctgtctcccactctctctgtctctctctctctctctctctctctctctctctctctctctctctctctctctctctgtctctctctctctgtctctctctctgtctctctctctgtctctctctctctctctctctctctctctctatgtctctctctctctctttctctgtctctatgtAGAAGCAACATTTTCTAACCCTTTTGACAGGCAGAGGTGATTTTTCTATCCTAATAtgggtttttttcagtttgctgAGAAGTTTCAGGAAGTCAAAGAAGCTGCGAAACTGGCCAGAGAAAAATCTCAGGAGAAGATGGAGACGTCCAGCGATCAGTCGCAGGTACATGTGAGAACATGATCAtcatctgtgaaacacacaATCTTACAGAAACAAACACCTCATACGACAGTCATGTTACATGGTTTGACTGATATGAATGTTACATAGAATGTGGGACTACTCACTGAATCTCAGGAAGGGTCCTGGTACAACATGTGTGTGCTGCATATAGGTAGAAACAGCTCTGTAtatgtaaaacaattttttgtcatgaaactctagatgggACGGTCCAGTAGGTAAAAGTCAGCTTTTTGTATCAGCAGGCAGTGAGATCACTGCTGTACATCATATACTTGGTTAGTGTTTTTCGTAGCCGTGGCTTCAGAAACTGTCCatcttccccagctccacctgtatagatctgctgcAGGTGATCATGTATACCAGGGCTCCTCAGATCTtaccctggaggtccaatgcactgcagagtttagctccaaccctgataaaacccacccacctgtgattttctaatgctcctgaagacactgattagcatgccCAGgcgtgtttgattagggttaaagctaaactctgcaggaaaaatGGATCTCGAggtccagatttgaggatcactgATGTATACTATGGGGGATCATGTATACTGTGGGTATgttatttgtgcagcagcagtatttctttCATGCTCACATCAGAATGTTGTGGATGTACTGGCAGCAGATCTATTCCTCCAAAACCAAACACATTAACCAGTCCCTCTGAGAGCTGACACGATACAactcatatttgtttttgtttaccatAGATAAAGTCATCTTCATGTTTTCATCAGGAGTCAGTAAAGCATGTGTGATTGAGGTCTGTTAATGTGAAATTTTGTCGTTTTGTCAGGAATCTGGCCGTGAAACTCCATCAGGCAATCAAGCATCCAGCATCAATGGAACAGACGATGAGAAAATCTCACACGTGCCGGACACCACAGCGCTGAAGAGTGAGAACGACCGGCTGAAGTCTGTAGCGGAGCAGAGGTGAGATGTTTACTGACACCTCTGATATTCctttattcatatttctgaTATTTATAACCAGCGTGATCTGAAAGACTGATTGGTGAGATGTTCAGACGTCGTGAGTCTTCAGTGTGTTTTACTGCAGGAGTAGAGATGTTTGGCTGTTTGTCCTTGTGAagctgaactgtgtgtgtgtgacagtaaGAAGCTGGAGACGGAGCTGCAGGCTCTGAAGGACAGCAACGCTCGACTGATGGACACACTGCAGGAGGCCAACAGCAGCGCAGAGAGCTGGAAGAGCAAAGTGACGCAGAGCCAGGACGAGAACAACCAGCTGAGGAACAAGGTGAGCAGAGATCAGCCTCGGTTAGATTGAGCTTAACCACTGGGTCTCAGAATCTGTAGTTTAGAAGATGTTTTGCATTCACTGTTATATTGAGCTCAGGTGTGTGATGCAAGAGTGGTGACactaactgtgtgtgtgtgtgtgtgtgtgtgtgtgtagatctcGGAGCTGGAGGTTCAGTGCAAGGAGGTAAAtctggagaaagaaagaaacactcAGCTGAGTCTCAGAATTCAAGAACTGGAAGCAGATCTGCAGGAAAAAGAACAGGTGAgtctcactctttctcacacacacacacacacacacacacacacacacacacacacacacacactctctctctcacattcactcccattctcacacacacacacacttgccaTGTTCTCCCGTTACGGCTGTGCTCACACACACGTTTGATGGTATTTTTTAGGAGCTGGAGGATCTGCGCAAACAGGCAGAAACCATCCCACAGCTTATGGCCAAATGTGAAAGTGTCTCGGTCAAACTACAGGTGAACAACAAACACACCTTCTTCAGAGAGACGTCTGTCGCGGGTCACACACGACTCTTTCCTCTCTTCTGCTTGAGTCTAAATGTTcagactgatatatttatatttggtgAAGATGACTTTCAATCAGTCTAAATCAGTAAAATACCTTTTTCAAATGTCACTTTAGTGCTTTAGTCCAGCTAAAATCAATCAGTTTTTAACAGATCAGGGTGATGTGATTGAAAGTACTGGATTACACCCGTGCTGTAGCTGAGGCTGTGTCTGGTGTAAACCTAATGTTTGTAATCACTAACTCACTGTGCAAGTGCTGTAAGTTCTGTCGGTGTCAATCAATGCAGGGTTTCTTTAAACTTTACGGTCTGTATGTTCAGCTATATGCACAGGATATCTAGTGGTAAATATAGCTGATctttaaaaattctgtttatGTAAACGCTAAAATAAATcactaaacatacaaaaatacttttcagaTGATTTCAGATTGCTCTGGATGTGCATCATAATAGAGATGAATTAGAAGCGTCTTGAAGCTGAGACTTCTAGAAACACTtgaagattttaaatttgcatattttttttgagttttagaTGGTAAAATCATAATTGTGCAAATACAAGCGATCACAAACACTGAGAAGTTGTTGCtttatgtgttatttttgtttagttttactcTAGCCATGCTGAACTTTAGATGACTGTCTCTGTTTACCGTGCTGAACTTTGACCCTTACGCCAGAAATATTCATGCTGTTAGAATGGTGTTCATAGACTGTCACGTCAGGGTTTGTTTGCGAGGTTTACTGATGCTTCTGATGTTTCACAGGCTGCAGAAACGGCCAACAGGGACCTGAGTGAGAAGATGACACTCCTGCAGAGCGAGATCGACGACAGCGAGCAGAAACAGAAGAACATGAAGAGCGAGCTCAAGAAGTTCATGGACGTTCTGGACGGGAAGATTGATGAGCTCCATGAAGTTCGTCAGGGCATTTCTAAACTGGGCGTCGataactgaacacacacacacacacacacacacacccctctctctcacactcatactcacatacactctctctctctctctctctctctctctctctctctctctctctctttctttcactgGGCTCCTGtcccgtgtgtgtttgtgatcttTTGACTGATGGTTAAGGGCTACTGATGGTCAGCGAggagcttctctctctctctctctcacacacacacacacacacacacacacacacagactgaaagGTAAATTTAACCGCTGCAGATCTCAGGGCCGTTCAGATTGCTGATATGCACAAACACAGGTGAACTGCAGAATCACTAAGTGCCTGATGGTGGCGCTCTCTCTCCGCCAGCCCTCATAAACTCTTCTGACAATCGTCCTGTTTAACGCAAGGCGTCGAGCGGCTCCTCATGCAATACCCGCCTCAGGCTGCAGGACGcacttctcttcttcttcttcttcttcttctgcttcttctgttggtttgttttgtgtttttgagagTCACATTCAGATTATTCTTATTCTGATTGCTGAAAATATGAGCCAAATATCTGCTGTGATGAAGGCAGTTTGCTTGTTCGGTGCAGATGTGTGTGTCGTGCTCAGCAGTGTTTGTGATGTGCTCCTCCgcttgtgtgtgcgtgcgtgtgtgtgtgtgtgtgtgtgtgtgacgtttGGTAGATGGGATAATTTATACGTGTGCTTTTTTTAGAATAATCTCTGCCTTTCCTGAGTCTGTGATCAGAGTGCTTGAGCTTCCAAACTCTCTCCTCAGTTcctttcagttgttgttttcttgATGCTGTTTGAATGCTGTGGATGGTGTATTATGTGTTTAATGTGGGCAATTGTCTTGAACAccctctaaaacacacacacacacacacaccttactgAAACTTGAgccttttttccctctttctggaaagaaaaacttttgttgatcaaaattgtaaaataaaaaattgtggaAATCTAGTTTCTGAAGGAGATCTCTGCGTCTCTGTagttatttgtaatgtttgagGCTCTTACAGGCGGTGGGCGTCTCTCGCTCGCCCTCTGATTGGTGAGAGGATGTGTTACCTTGGCAACCTTCATCCCACACACGCTGCTATTGATTGTGAGTATACTGTGCTTCAGATGTGAATACATTTGTTCATATAGTTGTTTTATCGTTAGTAGATTTCTGTGGTGTCACTGTAATGAAGCCTGTTTCCATGGAAACGCTGGATTCTGTGACGTTGAGGATCTGTGTCACACCTTGTTCTGGTCTACAAACGCACccatgcacgcacacactcacacacactcacgcacacactcacacatgcactcacacacactcacgcacacacacactaatgcactaacacacgcactcacacacactcacacactcacacacactaatgcactaacacacgcacacactcacacacacacacacacacacacacacacacacacacacgcacacacacacacacactcacacacactcatgcactcgcacacacacactcacgcacacacacactcatgcactcacacactcacgcacacacgcactcacacacacacactcacacacacactcgcacacacacacacacacacacacacacacacacacacacacacacacacacacactcacacacacacactcacacacacacacacacgcacacacacacacgcacacacacacacacacactctctctcactcacacacacacacacacactcactctctgtCTCAGGCTTTCCTCTTCTCTGGTGGAATCATCTGGACTCttgagtttttttcttccatCAGCAACATTTTCTGATATTCCCATCTGTTTTGCAGATCTGTGTTCCTCACTGTTTTCAGGTGAATCATACTGAATACTGAAATCAAACCAGATCCCCGAAATGATCACCAAATCATTCAATCTTATTAAACTGAAAACGCACATTTACCCTTAAATCCACGCCAGCTCtcacatttataaaaagtttttattgttGGAATATTGaaggttttttgaaaatgtaagctgtttTTGCAGCTTGCTGCTTTAAACTTTGATGATTAgggatattttatgttaatgacattaattaggagTCATTTACAAGCAGAggaaaagttgaattttcattATCTTTTGAGATTCTGTTTCTGTGTTCTATCAATCTCACGAACGCATATCAGagaaatcaatcacttttattcatacagcacttttaacaatacagataatatcaaagcactgaacagaatcaaacaGGAGATGATCAGAAGATCAAATCTATGATGGTTTCtacacaacattttataaacgaGGCCCcagattacattattttaaataagtccGACAAGGAAattaaggagaaaaaaaaagttgttttcaatcttttgttcatgtttaccatgatatatatatatatatatatatatatatatatatatatatatatatatatatatatatatatatatatatatatatatatatatatatatatatatatatatatatatatatatatataatccaaaTGCCAATTACGTTGAATCTTGTACGGAAATGTACATAGTTATTCAAAACAAAGCTCATTTTTCTTGAGCCAGGAGCTATGTATGATATATCCAAAGACATATGgcaaatatgtaaaacaaatgtttgtttttgagatgtgtttgtgatattCTGAATGCAGTGCTTCATTTTGCAAGAGACGTGAGGCATATTGTGTGTGCAAGCATTGGATTTGTGTGTAAGGATTTGAAAAAAGAGGCAATGTTTTGAATGGAATGGAAGGGATCTTCTGGATCAAGATG
This region of Puntigrus tetrazona isolate hp1 chromosome 18, ASM1883169v1, whole genome shotgun sequence genomic DNA includes:
- the homer2 gene encoding homer protein homolog 2 isoform X3 produces the protein MNFTKTSQKFGQWADSRANTVFGLGFASEQQLSKFAEKFQEVKEAAKLAREKSQEKMETSSDQSQESGRETPSGNQASSINGTDDEKISHVPDTTALKSENDRLKSVAEQSKKLETELQALKDSNARLMDTLQEANSSAESWKSKVTQSQDENNQLRNKISELEVQCKEVNLEKERNTQLSLRIQELEADLQEKEQELEDLRKQAETIPQLMAKCESVSVKLQAAETANRDLSEKMTLLQSEIDDSEQKQKNMKSELKKFMDVLDGKIDELHEVRQGISKLGVDN
- the homer2 gene encoding homer protein homolog 2 isoform X2 gives rise to the protein MEQPIFTTRAHVFQIDPTTKKNWVPASKQAVTVSYFYDSTRNSYRIISVDGSKVIINSTITPNMNFTKTSQKFGQWADSRANTVFGLGFASEQQLSKFAEKFQEVKEAAKLAREKSQEKMETSSDQSQESGRETPSGNQASSINGTDDEKISHVPDTTALKSENDRLKSVAEQSKKLETELQALKDSNARLMDTLQEANSSAESWKSKVTQSQDENNQLRNKISELEVQCKEVNLEKERNTQLSLRIQELEADLQEKEQELEDLRKQAETIPQLMAKCESVSVKLQAAETANRDLSEKMTLLQSEIDDSEQKQKNMKSELKKFMDVLDGKIDELHEVRQGISKLGVDN
- the homer2 gene encoding homer protein homolog 2 isoform X1; protein product: MGEQPIFTTRAHVFQIDPTTKKNWVPASKQAVTVSYFYDSTRNSYRIISVDGSKVIINSTITPNMNFTKTSQKFGQWADSRANTVFGLGFASEQQLSKFAEKFQEVKEAAKLAREKSQEKMETSSDQSQESGRETPSGNQASSINGTDDEKISHVPDTTALKSENDRLKSVAEQSKKLETELQALKDSNARLMDTLQEANSSAESWKSKVTQSQDENNQLRNKISELEVQCKEVNLEKERNTQLSLRIQELEADLQEKEQELEDLRKQAETIPQLMAKCESVSVKLQAAETANRDLSEKMTLLQSEIDDSEQKQKNMKSELKKFMDVLDGKIDELHEVRQGISKLGVDN